One region of Flavobacterium sp. KACC 22763 genomic DNA includes:
- the efp gene encoding elongation factor P, with protein sequence MASTSDIRNGLCIKFNHDIYKIIEFLHVKPGKGPAFVRTKLKSLTSGKVLDNTFSAGHKIDVIRVETHTFQYLYPEGDEFHFMNAETFEQISLNKNILDAPDLLKEGTNVMVQINTETDLPLSVDMPASVILEVTYAEPGVKGNTATNATKNATVETGANINVPLFINEGDKIKIDTASGSYMERVKE encoded by the coding sequence ATGGCATCTACATCAGATATTAGAAACGGATTGTGTATTAAATTTAATCACGATATCTATAAAATTATTGAATTTCTTCACGTAAAGCCTGGAAAAGGTCCAGCTTTCGTAAGAACAAAATTGAAAAGTTTAACTTCTGGTAAAGTATTAGATAATACTTTCTCAGCAGGTCATAAAATTGACGTTATTCGTGTTGAAACACATACATTTCAATATTTATATCCAGAAGGTGACGAGTTTCACTTCATGAATGCTGAAACGTTTGAGCAGATTTCTTTAAACAAAAACATTTTGGATGCTCCAGATTTATTAAAAGAAGGAACAAACGTAATGGTACAAATCAATACAGAAACAGATTTACCTTTATCTGTTGATATGCCAGCATCTGTAATTCTTGAAGTTACGTACGCTGAGCCAGGCGTAAAAGGAAATACAGCTACAAACGCAACAAAAAATGCTACAGTAGAAACTGGTGCAAACATCAACGTTCCTTTGTTTATCAATGAAGGAGATAAAATTAAAATTGATACAGCTTCAGGTTCATACATGGAGCGTGTTAAAGAATAG
- the lpxD gene encoding UDP-3-O-(3-hydroxymyristoyl)glucosamine N-acyltransferase: MKFTAEQIAGILEGEVVGNPNAEVSKLSKIEEGEEGSLTFLANPKYINYIYTTKATVTIVNDSFIPEQEISTTLIKVEDAYAAFSKLLHFYNQVKLNKNGIEPQSYMSEGTKYGENLYLGSFSYIGQNVVLGNNVKIYPNSFIGDNVVIGDNVFIFAGAKIYSETVIGNNCTVHSGVIIGADGFGFAPNENGEYSKVPQIGNVIIEDNVDIGANTTIDRATLGSTIIRKGVKLDNQIQIAHNVEIGKNTVIAAQSGVAGSTKIGENCMIGGQVGIAGHLTIGNNVRLQAQSGVARNIKDDEVLQGTPSLGYTDFNKSYVHFKNLPKIVAEVEELKKQIINPKNGNNG; this comes from the coding sequence ATGAAATTTACAGCAGAACAAATAGCAGGAATTTTAGAAGGAGAAGTTGTTGGGAATCCCAATGCAGAAGTTTCTAAGCTTTCTAAAATCGAAGAAGGAGAGGAAGGTTCTCTTACTTTTTTGGCTAACCCTAAGTATATCAATTATATATATACTACAAAAGCGACAGTAACAATTGTTAATGATAGCTTTATTCCGGAACAGGAAATTAGTACTACACTTATAAAGGTAGAAGATGCCTATGCGGCGTTTTCTAAACTTTTACATTTTTATAATCAGGTAAAATTAAACAAAAACGGTATCGAGCCTCAGTCCTATATGTCTGAAGGAACGAAATATGGTGAGAATCTATATTTAGGGAGTTTTAGTTATATCGGGCAAAATGTAGTATTAGGTAATAATGTGAAAATTTACCCAAATAGCTTTATTGGCGATAATGTTGTTATTGGCGATAATGTGTTCATTTTTGCAGGTGCTAAAATTTATTCTGAAACCGTAATTGGTAATAATTGCACGGTTCATTCTGGTGTTATTATAGGCGCAGATGGTTTTGGATTTGCTCCAAACGAAAACGGAGAATATAGCAAAGTACCTCAGATTGGAAATGTTATTATTGAAGATAATGTAGATATTGGTGCTAATACTACAATTGACAGAGCAACTCTTGGTTCTACAATAATTAGAAAAGGAGTTAAGTTAGACAATCAGATTCAGATTGCCCATAATGTAGAAATAGGAAAAAATACGGTAATAGCGGCTCAAAGTGGTGTTGCGGGTTCTACAAAAATTGGTGAAAACTGTATGATTGGTGGGCAGGTAGGTATTGCAGGTCACTTAACAATAGGAAATAATGTTAGGCTTCAAGCCCAATCAGGTGTAGCCAGAAACATTAAAGATGATGAAGTTTTACAAGGAACTCCATCTCTTGGATATACAGATTTTAATAAATCGTACGTTCATTTTAAGAATCTGCCTAAAATTGTGGCCGAAGTTGAAGAATTAAAGAAACAAATAATAAACCCAAAAAATGGAAATAATGGTTAA
- the sucD gene encoding succinate--CoA ligase subunit alpha produces MSVLVNKDSKIIVQGFTGSEGTFHASQMIEYGTNVVGGVTPGKGGTSHLDRPVFNTVKDAVDQAGADTSIIFVPPAFAADAIMEAADAGIKVIIAITEGIPVADMIKANNYVKERNSRLIGPNCPGVITPGEAKVGIMPGFVFKKGTVGIVSKSGTLTYEAADQVVKQGLGITTAIGIGGDPIIGTTTKEAVELLMNDPETEAIIMIGEIGGQLEADAARWVKADGNRKPVIGFIAGETAPAGRTMGHAGAIVGGSDDTAAAKKQIMRDNGIHVVDSPAEIGKKVKEVLG; encoded by the coding sequence ATGAGTGTTTTAGTTAATAAAGATTCCAAAATAATTGTTCAGGGATTTACAGGAAGCGAAGGTACTTTCCATGCTTCTCAAATGATTGAGTACGGTACTAATGTTGTTGGAGGTGTTACTCCAGGAAAAGGTGGTACTAGCCATTTAGATCGTCCAGTTTTTAATACAGTAAAAGATGCTGTTGACCAAGCTGGTGCTGATACTTCTATCATTTTTGTTCCGCCAGCTTTTGCTGCTGATGCAATTATGGAAGCTGCTGATGCTGGAATTAAAGTAATTATTGCTATTACAGAAGGAATTCCTGTAGCAGATATGATTAAAGCAAATAATTATGTTAAAGAAAGAAATTCAAGATTAATTGGTCCAAACTGTCCAGGTGTAATTACTCCAGGTGAAGCTAAAGTTGGTATTATGCCAGGTTTCGTTTTCAAAAAAGGTACAGTTGGTATCGTTTCTAAATCAGGAACTTTAACTTACGAAGCTGCTGACCAAGTTGTAAAACAAGGTTTAGGTATCACTACAGCTATCGGAATTGGTGGAGACCCAATCATTGGAACTACAACTAAAGAAGCTGTTGAATTATTAATGAATGATCCAGAGACTGAAGCTATCATCATGATTGGTGAAATCGGTGGTCAACTTGAAGCAGATGCTGCAAGATGGGTTAAAGCTGATGGTAACCGTAAACCAGTTATTGGTTTTATCGCTGGAGAAACTGCTCCTGCAGGTAGAACAATGGGTCACGCAGGTGCAATCGTTGGTGGTTCTGATGATACAGCTGCTGCTAAAAAGCAAATCATGAGAGACAACGGAATTCACGTTGTTGATTCACCAGCTGAAATTGGTAAAAAAGTAAAAGAAGTACTTGGATAA
- the porX gene encoding T9SS response regulator signal transducer PorX, which yields MDKIKILWVDDEIDLLKPHILFLEKKNYQVTTCNNGLDAIALFEEDNFDIVFLDENMPGMSGLETLSEMKEKKSAIPMIMITKSEEEYIMEEAIGSKIADYLIKPVNPNQILLSLKKNLDDSRLITEKTTLDYQKEFRKISMELAMVNSYEDWIELYKKLLFWELKLEDINDTAMIEILESQKVEANSQFGKYIERNYEDWFAPKADKPIQSNTLFKELVVPELKKKDKPILFVVIDNLRYDQWKAFEGVISNYYKLEKEVPYYSILPTATQYARNAIFSGLMPLEMEKQFPEYWKNDVEDGGKNLYEAEFLSAQLKRLGLNIKEDYFKITNYAGGKKLAENFKALKGNDLVTVVYNFVDMLSHAKTEMEVVKELASDDKAYRSLTLSWFKNSPLLEIIQQAQLLGFKLILTTDHGTINVKNPSKVVGDKNTSLNLRYKTGRSLTYEQKDVYVVKEPKTIGLPAINMSSSFIFAKNDFFLAYVNNYNHYVSYYKNTYQHGGISLEEMIIPFLVFNPK from the coding sequence ATGGATAAGATAAAAATACTTTGGGTCGACGATGAAATCGATCTTCTAAAGCCACACATATTATTTCTAGAAAAAAAGAATTACCAAGTTACGACTTGCAATAACGGACTCGATGCGATTGCCTTATTTGAAGAAGATAATTTTGATATTGTTTTTTTGGATGAAAACATGCCCGGAATGAGCGGATTGGAAACACTTTCTGAAATGAAAGAAAAAAAATCTGCTATTCCGATGATTATGATTACCAAGAGCGAGGAAGAATATATTATGGAAGAAGCCATTGGTTCTAAAATCGCTGATTATTTGATTAAGCCAGTAAATCCGAATCAGATTCTGTTGAGTTTGAAGAAAAATCTGGATGATTCGAGATTGATTACAGAAAAAACAACTTTAGATTATCAGAAAGAATTCAGAAAAATTTCCATGGAATTAGCAATGGTTAATTCTTATGAAGACTGGATTGAGCTGTATAAAAAATTGCTTTTTTGGGAATTAAAACTAGAAGACATCAATGATACAGCGATGATCGAAATTCTAGAATCTCAAAAAGTTGAAGCCAATTCGCAATTCGGAAAATATATTGAAAGAAATTATGAAGATTGGTTTGCACCAAAAGCAGACAAACCTATTCAATCAAATACTTTATTTAAAGAATTAGTAGTTCCTGAACTTAAAAAGAAAGACAAACCGATTCTTTTTGTTGTCATTGATAATCTGCGTTACGACCAATGGAAAGCTTTCGAAGGTGTAATTTCAAATTATTACAAACTAGAAAAAGAGGTTCCGTACTACTCTATTCTTCCAACTGCCACACAATATGCAAGAAATGCGATTTTTTCTGGTTTAATGCCTTTAGAAATGGAAAAACAGTTTCCTGAATATTGGAAAAATGATGTTGAAGACGGCGGAAAAAACCTTTATGAAGCAGAATTTTTATCGGCTCAACTGAAACGTTTAGGTTTAAATATTAAAGAAGATTATTTTAAAATCACCAATTATGCTGGAGGAAAAAAACTAGCAGAAAACTTCAAAGCTCTAAAAGGAAACGATCTGGTAACCGTTGTTTACAACTTCGTTGATATGCTTTCGCATGCGAAAACCGAAATGGAAGTGGTAAAAGAATTAGCTTCTGATGATAAAGCGTATCGTTCTCTAACATTAAGCTGGTTTAAAAATTCTCCTTTACTAGAGATTATTCAACAGGCGCAGCTTTTAGGTTTCAAATTGATTTTAACAACAGATCACGGAACTATTAATGTAAAAAATCCGTCGAAAGTTGTGGGAGATAAAAATACAAGTCTGAATCTGCGTTACAAAACTGGTCGCAGCTTGACTTACGAACAGAAAGATGTATATGTAGTTAAGGAACCAAAAACAATTGGTTTACCAGCCATAAATATGAGCAGCTCGTTTATTTTTGCCAAAAATGATTTTTTCTTGGCGTATGTAAACAACTACAATCATTATGTGAGCTATTACAAAAACACATATCAGCACGGAGGAATTTCTTTAGAAGAAATGATTATTCCATTTCTGGTATTTAACCCGAAATAA
- the lpxA gene encoding acyl-ACP--UDP-N-acetylglucosamine O-acyltransferase produces MNQPLAYVHPGAKIAKNVVIEPFTTIHNNVVIGDGTWIGSNVTIMEGARIGKNCNIFPGAVISAVPQDLKFGGEDSLAIIGDNCTIRECVTINRGTIASGQTVIGNNCLVMAYAHIAHDCEIGNNAIIVNGVALAGHVVVGNHAVIGGLAAIHQFIHIGDHAMISGGSLVRKDVPPFTKAAKEPLSYVGINSVGLRRRGFTTEKIREIQEIYRILYQKNYNTTQALSIIEAEMEATPERDEILDFIRNSSRGIMKGYSGNY; encoded by the coding sequence ATGAATCAACCATTAGCATATGTTCATCCAGGCGCGAAAATCGCTAAAAACGTTGTAATAGAGCCATTTACAACAATTCACAATAATGTTGTTATTGGTGATGGTACTTGGATTGGTTCAAACGTGACCATTATGGAAGGTGCTCGAATTGGAAAAAATTGTAACATTTTTCCAGGAGCTGTAATTTCTGCGGTGCCACAAGATTTAAAATTCGGAGGTGAGGATTCTCTAGCAATTATCGGTGATAATTGTACAATTAGAGAATGCGTAACTATAAATAGAGGAACAATAGCTTCAGGTCAGACTGTAATTGGAAACAATTGTTTAGTAATGGCATATGCGCATATTGCACACGACTGTGAGATTGGAAACAATGCAATTATTGTAAATGGTGTTGCATTAGCTGGACACGTAGTTGTTGGAAATCATGCAGTTATTGGAGGTTTAGCGGCGATTCACCAGTTTATTCATATTGGAGATCATGCTATGATTTCTGGAGGATCTTTGGTTAGAAAAGACGTTCCTCCATTTACAAAAGCGGCAAAAGAGCCATTATCTTATGTTGGAATTAATTCTGTTGGTTTAAGAAGAAGAGGGTTTACAACTGAAAAAATTAGAGAAATTCAGGAAATCTACAGAATTTTATACCAAAAGAATTATAATACAACTCAAGCTTTGAGTATCATTGAAGCGGAAATGGAAGCGACTCCAGAAAGAGATGAAATTCTAGATTTTATTAGAAATTCTTCTCGAGGAATTATGAAAGGTTATTCAGGAAACTATTAA
- a CDS encoding bifunctional UDP-3-O-[3-hydroxymyristoyl] N-acetylglucosamine deacetylase/3-hydroxyacyl-ACP dehydratase, producing the protein MVKQKTIKNEISLTGVGLHTGKEVTMTFKPAPVNNGFTFVRVDLQGQPVIEADANYVVNTQRGTNLEKLGVKIQTPEHVLAAVVGCDLDNIIIELNASELPIMDGSSKYFVEAIENAGIEEQDAQRNVYVVKEVISFTDEATGSEILVMPSDEYQVTTMVDFGTKVLGTQNATLKSLADFKSEIASSRTFSFLHELESLLEHGLIKGGDLNNAIVYVDKEISESTMANLKKAFGKEEISVKPNGVLDNLTLHYPNEAARHKLLDVIGDLSLIGVRIQGKIIANKPGHFVNTQFAKKLAKIIKIEQRNHVPTYDLHQEPLMDIHKIMSMLPHRPPFLLIDRIIEMSDRHVVGLKNVTMNENFFVGHFPEAPVMPGVLIVEAMAQTGGILVLSTVPDPENYLTYFMKIDNVKFKHKVLPGDTLIFKCELISPIRRGICHMQANAYANGKLVTEAELMAQIARKQ; encoded by the coding sequence ATGGTTAAACAGAAGACCATCAAAAATGAAATTTCACTAACAGGAGTTGGTTTACACACTGGAAAAGAAGTTACAATGACTTTTAAACCTGCACCCGTTAATAATGGTTTCACTTTTGTAAGAGTAGATTTGCAAGGTCAACCAGTCATTGAGGCTGATGCTAATTATGTTGTTAATACTCAAAGAGGTACAAATCTTGAGAAACTTGGTGTGAAAATTCAAACACCAGAACACGTTTTGGCTGCAGTAGTTGGCTGCGATTTGGATAATATTATTATTGAATTGAATGCCTCTGAACTTCCAATTATGGATGGTTCATCAAAATATTTTGTTGAAGCTATTGAAAACGCTGGTATTGAAGAACAAGACGCGCAACGTAATGTTTACGTAGTAAAAGAAGTAATCTCTTTTACAGACGAAGCAACAGGAAGCGAAATTCTTGTAATGCCAAGCGATGAATATCAGGTTACAACAATGGTAGATTTTGGTACAAAAGTTTTAGGTACTCAAAATGCTACTCTTAAAAGCTTAGCTGATTTTAAATCTGAAATTGCAAGTTCTAGAACTTTCAGCTTCCTACATGAATTAGAATCATTGTTGGAGCACGGACTTATTAAAGGTGGAGATTTAAACAATGCAATTGTATATGTAGATAAAGAAATCTCTGAGTCTACAATGGCAAACTTGAAGAAAGCATTTGGGAAAGAAGAAATATCTGTAAAACCAAACGGTGTTTTAGATAATTTAACTTTGCATTATCCAAACGAAGCCGCAAGACACAAACTACTTGATGTTATTGGAGATTTATCTCTTATTGGAGTTCGTATTCAAGGTAAAATTATTGCTAACAAACCAGGACACTTTGTAAATACTCAATTTGCTAAAAAACTGGCTAAGATTATTAAAATAGAGCAGAGAAATCATGTTCCTACTTATGATTTACATCAAGAACCATTGATGGATATTCATAAAATCATGTCTATGTTGCCTCACAGACCTCCATTCTTGTTGATTGACAGAATTATCGAAATGTCTGATCGTCACGTAGTAGGATTGAAAAATGTTACTATGAATGAGAACTTCTTTGTTGGTCACTTTCCAGAAGCTCCAGTTATGCCTGGTGTATTAATTGTAGAAGCAATGGCACAAACAGGAGGGATTCTAGTATTAAGCACTGTTCCAGATCCTGAAAACTATTTAACATATTTCATGAAAATTGACAATGTTAAATTTAAACACAAAGTGTTACCGGGAGACACTTTAATCTTTAAATGTGAGTTAATATCTCCTATCAGAAGAGGAATTTGTCATATGCAAGCAAACGCTTATGCAAATGGTAAATTAGTTACTGAAGCAGAATTAATGGCACAAATAGCAAGAAAACAATAA
- a CDS encoding HD domain-containing protein, whose translation MTQINKLKIFNDPIYGFITIPNALVYDLIQHPYFQRLRRISQMGLSYLVYPGANHTRFHHALGCMHLMKKAIDTLRFKDVVISEEEENALLIAILLHDIGHGPFSHAMEKSIVEDVHHEAISLLFMNQLNEEFDGRLSLAIQVFKGEYHRKFMLQLISSQLDMDRMDYLKRDSFYTGVAEGNVNSERLIQMMNVENDVLVIEEKGIYSVEKFLLSRRLMYWQAYLHKTSLVAELILMKVLKRAKELTLKGIKLPCSEPLMYFMQNKITLEDFDAEKLDLFSQLDDFDIISALKAWQKHSDFILSTLSKMIINRDLLKIKLSAEKIPMEESQSLKEEFAEAHQISAVDAGYFIFRGKIKNQAYSKEAEPIRILKKDKTIEDVVEASDQLNLKSLSKLVTKYYICFPKQLI comes from the coding sequence GTGACTCAGATCAACAAACTTAAAATATTCAACGATCCTATATATGGTTTTATAACGATTCCGAATGCGTTGGTTTACGATTTAATTCAGCATCCGTATTTTCAGCGTCTTCGTAGAATTTCTCAAATGGGATTGTCGTATTTGGTATATCCAGGAGCTAATCATACGCGTTTTCATCATGCTTTAGGATGCATGCATTTGATGAAGAAGGCAATTGATACACTTCGCTTTAAAGATGTTGTTATTTCTGAAGAAGAAGAAAATGCGCTTTTGATCGCAATTTTGCTTCATGATATAGGACACGGACCATTTTCGCATGCCATGGAAAAGAGTATTGTTGAAGATGTGCATCATGAAGCTATTTCGCTATTGTTTATGAATCAGCTGAATGAAGAGTTTGACGGAAGATTAAGTTTGGCAATTCAGGTTTTTAAAGGAGAATACCATAGAAAATTTATGCTTCAATTGATTTCAAGTCAGTTGGATATGGATAGAATGGACTACTTAAAACGTGATAGTTTTTATACTGGTGTTGCGGAAGGAAATGTAAATTCTGAGCGATTGATTCAGATGATGAATGTAGAAAACGATGTATTGGTAATTGAAGAAAAAGGAATTTATTCTGTTGAGAAATTCCTGCTTTCGAGAAGGTTGATGTATTGGCAAGCTTATTTGCATAAAACAAGTTTAGTAGCTGAATTAATTTTAATGAAGGTGCTGAAAAGAGCAAAAGAACTGACTTTAAAAGGTATTAAACTGCCTTGTAGTGAACCGTTGATGTATTTCATGCAGAATAAAATTACGCTCGAAGATTTTGATGCTGAGAAATTAGACTTATTCTCCCAGTTAGATGATTTTGATATTATAAGCGCTCTAAAAGCTTGGCAGAAGCATAGTGATTTTATACTTTCTACATTAAGTAAAATGATTATCAATAGAGATTTATTGAAAATTAAGCTTAGCGCAGAAAAAATTCCGATGGAAGAATCACAATCTTTAAAAGAAGAGTTTGCAGAAGCGCATCAAATTTCGGCTGTAGACGCTGGTTATTTTATTTTTAGAGGTAAAATAAAAAATCAGGCGTATAGTAAAGAAGCAGAACCAATTCGTATTTTGAAAAAAGATAAAACAATTGAAGATGTTGTTGAAGCTTCTGACCAGCTGAATTTGAAATCGTTATCTAAATTGGTAACAAAATATTATATCTGTTTTCCAAAACAACTTATATAA
- a CDS encoding UDP-3-O-(3-hydroxymyristoyl)glucosamine N-acyltransferase produces the protein MKFPKSHSLQEIANLLNCKFIGDKDFQVLGMNEIHVVEPGDIVFVDHPKYYDKALQSAATIVLINKEVECPEGKALLISDDPFRDFNILTKHFKPFQFANVAIASSAEIGEGTVIQPNTFVGNNVKIGKNCLIHSNVSIYDHTVIGDNVIIHAGTILGADAFYYKKRPEGFDQLVSGGRVVIEDNVGIGALCTIDKGVTGDTTIGAGSKLDNQVHVGHDTVIGKKCLIASQTGIAGCVIIEDEVTLWGQVGTTSGITIGAKAVVMGQTGVTKSVEGGKSYFGTPIEESREKLKQLANIKKIPEILSKLK, from the coding sequence ATGAAATTTCCAAAGAGTCATTCTTTACAAGAAATTGCTAATTTGCTTAATTGCAAATTTATCGGAGACAAAGACTTTCAAGTTTTAGGCATGAACGAGATACACGTTGTAGAGCCTGGAGATATTGTTTTTGTTGACCATCCAAAATACTATGACAAAGCTTTACAATCGGCTGCGACAATTGTTTTGATAAACAAAGAAGTGGAATGCCCAGAAGGTAAAGCGCTTTTAATCTCTGATGATCCGTTTAGAGATTTCAATATTCTTACGAAACATTTTAAACCATTCCAATTTGCTAATGTTGCCATTGCTTCTTCTGCAGAAATAGGAGAGGGAACGGTAATTCAACCAAATACTTTTGTTGGTAATAATGTTAAAATTGGTAAGAACTGCTTGATACATTCTAATGTTTCTATCTACGATCATACTGTAATTGGAGACAATGTAATTATACATGCTGGAACTATTCTAGGAGCTGATGCTTTTTATTATAAAAAACGTCCAGAAGGCTTTGATCAATTAGTTTCTGGCGGAAGAGTTGTCATTGAAGATAATGTCGGTATTGGTGCTTTATGTACAATTGATAAAGGTGTTACAGGCGATACAACTATTGGTGCAGGTTCTAAATTAGATAATCAAGTGCATGTTGGGCATGATACTGTAATAGGTAAAAAATGCTTAATTGCTTCGCAAACAGGGATCGCTGGATGTGTGATTATTGAAGATGAAGTAACGCTGTGGGGACAAGTAGGAACAACAAGTGGTATTACAATTGGAGCAAAAGCAGTTGTAATGGGACAAACTGGTGTGACTAAATCGGTTGAAGGTGGAAAATCGTATTTTGGTACTCCAATTGAAGAATCGAGAGAAAAATTGAAACAATTAGCCAATATCAAAAAGATTCCTGAAATTTTAAGTAAATTGAAGTAA
- a CDS encoding RNA polymerase sigma factor — protein sequence MSQILKNKVLDDFILWNNLKNGNEKSFSLLFEKYYRDLISYGNSLCPYAEKVQDCIQDVFADIWLYRDSLQDNVVVKAYLLSSVRKRIARLHERDHVFRKTTTTDVLEFLFDFSIENDLVEDEVTAERVLLLNKLLNDLPGRQKEALYLRYHQGLSVDQIADLLEVNYQSASNLLHRGLLNLRKEWKGSIPLLVLISSGVF from the coding sequence ATGAGCCAAATTTTAAAAAACAAAGTTTTAGATGATTTTATTCTATGGAATAATTTGAAAAATGGTAATGAGAAATCTTTCTCTTTACTTTTTGAAAAGTATTATAGAGACCTAATCAGTTACGGCAATTCGCTTTGTCCATATGCTGAAAAGGTGCAAGATTGTATTCAAGATGTTTTTGCTGATATTTGGCTTTACCGAGATTCTCTTCAAGATAATGTTGTAGTTAAGGCATATTTACTTTCAAGCGTTAGAAAGAGAATTGCTCGTTTGCATGAAAGAGATCATGTTTTTAGAAAAACTACAACTACCGATGTTTTAGAGTTCCTTTTTGACTTTTCTATAGAAAATGATTTGGTTGAAGACGAAGTCACAGCCGAACGTGTTCTTCTTTTAAATAAACTATTAAATGATTTACCTGGACGCCAGAAAGAAGCATTGTATTTACGTTATCACCAAGGTTTAAGCGTAGATCAAATTGCCGATTTATTGGAGGTGAATTATCAGTCTGCAAGCAATCTTCTTCATCGCGGTTTATTAAATCTTCGCAAGGAATGGAAAGGCAGTATTCCGCTTCTAGTCCTTATATCTTCAGGGGTTTTTTAA
- a CDS encoding nuclear transport factor 2 family protein, with protein sequence MSIKEFVQKFYKSDALIDSEILKTYLHPDVTLEWNSSKGFIQMDYDSIIEMANELSRAYVRSKVRISHIISEDDLVSVRYSHFVKTIENPREEMLLAHFATIWQIKDDKLYRGYQMSQFS encoded by the coding sequence ATGTCTATTAAAGAATTTGTTCAGAAATTTTATAAGTCAGATGCCTTAATTGATAGCGAAATTTTAAAAACATATCTGCATCCTGACGTTACGCTTGAATGGAACAGCAGTAAAGGTTTTATTCAGATGGATTATGATTCGATAATTGAAATGGCCAACGAGCTTAGCCGTGCTTATGTGCGTTCTAAGGTGAGAATTAGCCATATTATTAGCGAAGATGATTTAGTATCAGTGCGTTACTCTCATTTTGTAAAAACGATCGAGAATCCGAGAGAAGAGATGCTTTTAGCACATTTTGCAACCATTTGGCAAATAAAAGATGATAAACTTTATAGAGGTTATCAAATGAGTCAATTTTCTTAA
- the tsaE gene encoding tRNA (adenosine(37)-N6)-threonylcarbamoyltransferase complex ATPase subunit type 1 TsaE — MNIVFSLDQIQEVAEQIIASNPNKIILFNGEMGVGKTTLIKQLCKSLGITDATSSPTFSLVNEYQIPNGKKVYHFDFYRIKQETEALDMGVDDYLYSGNWCFIEWSEKIANLIPEEHSTINIGLLSDGKRELKLI; from the coding sequence ATGAACATCGTTTTTTCATTAGATCAAATTCAAGAAGTTGCGGAGCAGATTATAGCTTCAAATCCTAATAAAATTATCCTTTTTAATGGAGAAATGGGAGTTGGAAAAACCACCCTAATCAAACAGTTATGCAAAAGCCTAGGAATTACTGACGCAACTAGCAGTCCAACTTTTTCTTTAGTAAACGAATATCAAATTCCAAACGGAAAAAAAGTCTATCATTTTGACTTTTACAGAATAAAACAAGAAACCGAAGCACTAGATATGGGAGTTGATGATTACCTATACTCTGGAAATTGGTGTTTTATTGAATGGTCTGAAAAAATTGCAAATTTGATTCCTGAAGAACATTCTACTATAAATATCGGATTGCTTTCTGACGGGAAAAGAGAATTGAAATTGATTTAA